Sequence from the Brachionichthys hirsutus isolate HB-005 chromosome 21, CSIRO-AGI_Bhir_v1, whole genome shotgun sequence genome:
GACAAAGCCACAGAATTCTAATCTGGAAATCGACGTAATCTTGTCCAAATGCTTAGAATTCGTTCTTTCAAAACGCATTTCCACCCAGTGTTATTTCATATATGTCTTATTTCTGTTGTAGTTTGTTTCAAATGTTCCTTCTCGGTTGGGTTGGTTGGGTTTCCCCCACCAAAGTGGATTTCCGACATTTATGGACCCAATAAAACCATAAATTCCTGAAATGCCGCACATCCACCCTccgctttgattttttttttttggtctccaAGAGACACAAAATCTACAAAACTCACGTtcttaaaatgtgatttaaacgTAAAATACGTTTGAAAAAACGAAACGCAATTTGaaaatgtatattaaaaaaCTAGCTTTTTTGAGCTCGTTGACAAAAAGAATACAAGTCAGACCGGAAACgagtatttttaatttttttttgaatgCAGGCCTTCGGGGAGTTTTTTGTTTTCGTAATTTTTCAGTCAGAAACTTTTAAAGTCTTTCGTGTTTCTGCAGGCAGAGGCCTCGTTTAACAAAACATGTTCAATTGATTCATTTAGGGTTATAACCTGAGACGCTTGATTAGCTTTTTAAGGGTTTTATTTTGCACCATACGAATTTTACCTTCAGAATTATTAATAAACAACTTTTAAATTAGAGTTAAACTGTTTTCTGAACATTACACTCCTTAAATAAACGCGTGGCCTGCGGTCCTCACAGGATTCATCAGTTTGGCTTGTTTCGTCGAATTTTGAGTCAAAAGCAGTTTAAAAAATGATATTTTGGTTTTGCCCTTAATCTGAGAACAAAacggaaaagagagagagaggggggggggtgggatgtAGATATGCTTTAAAACGTTATGATGTCGTTAACTCCCAATGATAATCTGaagctaaaataataataatatagtaattaaaTAGCATATTAAAACCATATTAAAATagtcattttcaaaataaaacaaaaacatgtattatatttttaaaatgaaacaacaaaaatctggaaggtgaaataataaaattacattaaaattaaaaaaagagtcaaAGCAAATATGATTTTCAGTCCTTGAGTGCATGGATACATTTCCTTGAGAACTGAAGCCAAAGGCATTTAATTATAATTGGGCCCGTTTATTTTCAAATAGGGTTCTGATCCGAATTAACATTAATTAAACAGCCATGATAATTGCATCTGTTTCCATCATATCACCAGCCAATAATCATTGAGGATATTAGATCCTGATTTTGtcagaggatgtgtgtgtgcaggtttcaCACAGATGCCACGCGGTACTAAATCTGGCTCATATacgcttttattttggcacaGTACATGAGGCTTAGGTGAGGGAACCCATTctcaaagcagaataaaaagacATATCTGAGCACCACGCTCTTGTAGAAAAACAGAGGAGTCATGATGTTGTTTCTGCAGCGCTGGAGGTTATGTAAGCAACGTTCCCTTCAGGTGTCCAGAGACTATTTGGGATGTTCATCACGGGCACAGTGTAGTACTCTCATTCTAAAACCTCCCCCCCGCCGCTTCTCGTCAGGTTCCGTCTGTCTGCAGTCGTTTCTGATCCAGTCTGGACCCGGCGGTCCTGCTCCCCACCTCCGTTTACCTTGCTGAGAGTTCTGCGAGAGATGCCGTGACTTATGTGAGAGAAGCCATGAGGTCTCCTGACTAGGGGGGCCCAAGTGGAGATCACGAGCAGGTCGTGCAGGGCTGTGGGGCGGTGGGAGGCGCAGGCGCAGGCGCCGCCGCTCAGGCCTCCTCCCCCGGGGACGTGGCGAAGGTCGGACCTGCTGTGACGGCGCTGCGAGTCGGTGTAGGAGCAGCTCCTGATGTCGTGCCTCGCAGCCAGAGAGCCGATGGCTgatgaggagacagaggaggaaacattcactacaaaacacaagaacaagACGGTGTTGAACTGTTTGCCCTGTATTGTGTTTGCCTTTGGAAAtttgtgttgacattttaaaagtgagagGTTTCAggactaaaatattttttttcagtgaaCTCTAATTTCTACATTTCGTATTTTGTATACCTGTACTGATTTTGCAGTGTTTACCCGGGTAGTGAATCCGCTGTGTGCTGAAGGTCCTCCGAAGTCCTCCTGCTCTGTCGCGGCTCTCGGGTTCAGAGTCCGGGTGCCTCTGCTCCGTTGTGGGCCTGATCTGGCACTGCTGAGTCATGTGGCGGTGAGTGTGCTGCAACGCAGGAACAACAGTATGCCAATTTCATTCCCCCTTGGTGATGATTTCATTGGTGCTAGAAATTATGAGtaatattcagatttaaaatgcacaaaagaAGAAACTGAAGAAGTGTAAATAATCACAATGATTTACAGTTTCCAGATTACCAGATGAATTGATTCGATCGATTGAGTCGATCAATCAGCATCATCGTTATTTGAGGAACTGCATTACAATTcgtgagaaaatgttttttcttctttctttggaAATTGCAGAGGAAAAAGTGTCATCTCCTGAAATCACCAGCAGGGGACAATTTCAATTGTTTCTGACTGAAATAACTTCTTTCTTGAtttgtgcatcttttttttttcgtgcATGCAAGGGAGCCACGCATTCCTGGACAACCTCTTTAGATAAAAGCGTTCGTCAACCAAAATATTGAATTATGTGTGTCGGAGTCTCATCACGTGTCTCTGTTCACGTATATACCTGCCGTGACATTTGAGTGAAGGGCTGCTCCTTTGCTTTTTGGGAACACCATGTCAGAGAGTCCAACTGAAATGGAACAACAATGGCGCGGTGGCTATGGAGGCTAGAGAAAGCACGAACAAACAAAACCCAGAGCATCGATGCATTTATCTTCCCCTCACCTGGTGCTGACTCTCGGTGTTCTCCCTGGCATTCTGCAGGACTCCCTGCCTGCCTGTGCTGCcctgcagcagccggtggaTCTGCTCCACCACCCCCAGGTCCTGCAGTAGTTTCCTCCTCTGGAGGAGTGAATCAAcccgctcctgctcctccatctctcgCGTCTCCTCCTGAGGCCGCTGCTCCTCATGCTTCTCTTCTTCAGGTTCCGCCGCTACACTGGACAGGGGTGCCTGCAGAGAAAACATAAAGACGCTTGATTTGATTTCCTTTTATTGCCTCGCTGTATATGTAACCCACGAGTATATGCATTTACAATACATTTGCAATTACTGTCACTTGAATGCTCTTGAtgacattgtttgtttttcctgtcttGACAATAAAAGGTATTTGAATTTGGAATGAGGGACATCCAATAAAAATGATCTGCGGGAGTATTATTCTGGCCAATTTAAATTTGGCAAGAGCACATTTACTCAAAGGGGTCAGCCAGAATATGAACAATTTATCACAGAGCACAACCTGCTTGACTCCCTCTTGTGGCTTCATGCTGTTACTGCAGCCTCACCGATGCAGCGTCACAGTCACCCTTTAACGTCGGAGGCTGTGTTGGTGCTCGTCTGGCTTTGACTCTCTCCCCTGCTGTCTCCCCCTGCAAGTCTCTCCCCCGGCCTCCTTTCTGctctttctccttctgctgCTTCAGACGCAGCTCCTGCAGGTGTTGCCTGagtgtgtaaacacacacatatacttgATCTGTTAATTGAAGTTAAAGGATTttgaagaacaacaacaacaataatattattattattaatatattttagtttttactCTACATTTCTCAGATAACTATTGTACTTTTTACTCCGTTACATTTACTTGCATAAATATtagcaaaatgtattttagtgATAAAAAGATGAACTCAGAAGCattataaatataattctaAAATAATTAGTAATTTTGGTTGTGAGTGAAGATATAAACATTTTGCAGACTCAAATGTTACATTCAAAAATCCAGATAGCGTTTATATTGATATAAAATAGAATGTAAAGCAGAGAAAATTCTCAAATCCACATTTAAGAAATTCAAAAGCTAATGCTTAGAATATTCACTATTACTTCAAAGATTTATTGATGCTTAATATTGTTGttgattaaaaaagacaaaagaaaacccTTTAAATTGCTCGCAGAAATCAGCTGTCATTACCACAAACAGTTTCTTGTCAATTAATATTCTGTTGTTCAAGTAGTGAACACACTAAATGGACTTTTTTCCAGCTGTAAATCTTCCAGGCAGAATAAGATTTAAAGCATCACAGTTTCTGCTCTTTACCGTACTGAATGCATTTAAAGCATGCTGCAGGTATACCTGGCACACTCCTCCCTGGCCTTGGATGCTGCAGTCTCCTGGAAGAGGGAGCTGCTGTGCATGAAGTACTTCTCgtatttctctcctccctctcggGGATAAATCCTCTTGAAGCCGCCGAGGTGTTTGGCCTGGTACCTCTCCATCTGTCGGACCGTGGCTGCCTGGCAAAGACGCAGCTCCTCCGACCTGGTGCGGTGAAAACGCACACATGGAGTACACGTGACAAATACTAccttgacaaaaataaaataaaagacaaataaatctGACAGAACCCATACCTGGCCTCTCTGgtgctgttctgctgcagcctgtCCTTCACCCTGCGCCTCTCTTCTTTGGTGATCTTGCGGCGGTTGCAGGCGCCCAAGTTGATGAGGACCAGGGTGTCGTACAGGAGCATGTCCTTCACCTCGCGGTCCAGCTGCGAGTCAGTGGTAAAACTCGGGGAGTGATTCACCTGGACACACAAGCACGAGGAGATGATGCTATAGGTGACATTCTAACCCCATGAACCTGAGCACAACCCTGTATGCTGTACAGGCCAACGCACCTCCAGCACCCAGGGCCTGAGCCGGTGATCCAGCAGCACATCGAAGCCCAGGATCTCGAAGCAGGCGCTGCCGGTGGCGTGGTTGGGGAAGCACGCGTGGTAATTATGCTTGAGGATGGGGTAAGCGGAGATCAGAGTCTTTACGATCAGGTCTTCAATTTCACTCCACATCTTCTCTGTGTCGCAGCTCATGGACTCCAGGAGCTTGTTTAGGGTGGAAAGCTTTCTggcaagcaaaaaaaacacagtccaGTAAATCCAAAGTATCGAATTAGTGTCAGTAATACGACACAAGAATTATCTGCAAATGTACCGCTTGCTGCCGGTTTCTTCATCACGCACAAAGTTCTCGCTGTTCTTGTTGATGGAGTAGTTTGTTAGATGCATGCAAACGTCATCCTAATACAACAAAGACAAGGAAGAGCGATAGAGCAAATCACGTAGCGATCTTATGACGGCCATTTTCCCCAATCGACtgacataataaaaaatagaatattATTGAATAtctttttctgaaatgtattcCTAAAATTCTTATTATCTTTCTTTGTAATCACAATAACACGCTGCCAATGAAACAATATGAGacagttgtttttattgtgacGTACAGGGCAGTGGCTAATCTATGCTAATTAAATTCTGAGGCTGTTTGAGATATACCAGGTTGCTGTGCGTTGGTTCAATGTACTTAGTGGTGCAGAAGCGTGCCAGCCCCTCCTTGAACATGAATATGCTGAACGGGTCACATGACGTTACCAGCACATAGATCCGCAGGTCAAACTTGTATCCATCGATCACGAGAGGCTGTGGAGTGAATGAAAGACACGTGTAAACTCCATGCGTCTGTGTAAATGCTTGCATGCGTTGTTTGCTAGACCCTCACCCTGGAGATGTAAACCTGACAGATCATATGTTCTCCAGGTTGAATGTCTCGGCTTGATTTGGTGATGACGATGCCTTTGCCTTGGCTACCGGTGTCTGGCTTACAGATGTACGTTTTACCTTTTTTGGTCCTGGTGTAAGCTTGGAAGTCGCTGTAACTGCAGCACGGGCGTGTTAGCATATCAGGACACAACAAGATAAACTAAAGGAAAGCAGGAACAAGCTGATGAGAACTGACTCTGCAGGAAGGCACCACGTTCTGGGGAAGATGTTGTAATCTTTGGGGAAAAGCTTCAGCATTCGGTTCATGTTTCTTGCCAGTGAATCTTTGCGGCAGATCTCACTCATCCCCGGGAAATGGTTTATTTTCTGGAACATGACAAAAGACAGGCGGCTGTATTTACAGAGCGCACAGCCGCACGTATATATTTCTACACAGCCTATGTGAGATGTGACAAAACCGACCAGTCCATCGTCTTCATTCGGTGCTGGTAGTAAATAGTTCCTGCACTGAAATACCCAATTAGTTTACAAATTGATTACTTGAGCTTGAAAAACTCTTATGAGCCATGAAGACCATGCTCTGGAAGAATGACACAATCTCATCACCTAAATGGAAATGCACAGTCTTCATAATTTCATTAGCAGTCACATTGAGTAGAAGAATTTAAATTACATGTAAGGGCATTACAATCGGCTGCAGCACAGTGACTTCTCTGTCTGATTTATATAATTGAATCCAGCGTAAATCTGTTTTTAGGATGACGGCAGCAGTGCGTAACGATTATAGGATATAGGATTGCATTGGTGTGAGCAAATTCGCCGGAATACCTGGTAACGCTTCATGTCTTTGACACGGTCCAGAGACACGGAGCAGTCGGTCCAAAAGAGGGTCCAGTCTTCGCCCTCCGCCGCCTCTCTGAGGCCGTATCTGCAAGCAGCACGGCGCACTGAGGCCGGAAAAACAGCAAAGGAGAATGTCTGTTAAATACGAGCAGCTAAAACGGAACAAAATACTATGTGCACGTGTGTTCCCTCACGCACCACTTTCATATTTGCAGCTGGTGAGGTTCATCCACAGTCAtctggaagagaagagagacagaaagagggacagacttGTGCTTTGCTACGAGGTCGTACAGATGTCTGATCATTCTTATCTGTCTTTTCTAAATGATAAAGGACAAACGAGAGAATCACGACTGTCAGGCTGGGCAGAACTAATAACAGAAATGAAGGCAGAAATGCAAACGCAGTGCTGAAgtacctcttcttcttctttcttctcttcttgttGACGGGCGGAGGGGTGCGGGCCCGCGCTTCAGTTTGGCTTTCGCCTCCCTCTCCGTCTTCTCGCTGCTCATATTTAGGCGGGTCGTCCTTTCTGTCCATAGGTAGACCCGTCCTACATGCAAAAGCAAAATGTGCTttggtggtaaaaaaaaataaaaaaaatacaaatgaaataaaataataacagcGGTTCATTAGTGACACTCATTTGAACGGCGGGTTTTAATGGGACGTGCTGCATGAGCCCACAGAGTAATTTAATCAAACGTTACAGTGCACGCCGTTGGAGCGCGCATGGTGTCGCGTTTCCGTTTCCATTCCTCTCATCAGGTGAGTGCTCTGGCTGTAAGCACACTGTCACACGCTGGCGTTCAAGAGTTAGTGTTGCAGGACAGATTGGAATAGTAGACAATAATGAAACAacagtggggtgggggggtgggggggggggggggtaactctGACACCAACAAGAATTTACGCTTGATTGCTTCTCCTAATGCTGACaagacaggaaaaacaaaagtggtGTTAGTGAGTTAAAAACAATTTAGTGATGACTTCGAGTGTCTCATTGTCCTTGTGATGGTTTTATATAACATGCAGGTCACTTTCCACGTATCATACTTCTCTTCAGGTCACCTTATTGGTTAACAAGCAAGAAAACAGGCTCACACTGTTAATGCTTATGATTTACAATTACCACGTTCACAGTCACATCTTAGCGTGTTAACTTAAAGACATTTGAAATAGGAATGGGTGATCtggctaaaaaaataatatcataAGATGTTTAATTGCAATCATAATCCTTCGTCTAAATGGCTATTTTTTCTCCTTAACTGGGAAATGCTCCGTATAAAACAGCCAGATTTGAAATAGAGTGAATTTTAGCATTAAAACACAATCCTGGATTAAAGATGATTCTTTTTTGGCAAGCGCTCCTCATCAGCGATGCTGCTGGCTATAACTTACGGTGCATTATTTGCAATACATCACCCAAATAACTAGAAAATCGCTTGCGCCATGTGAAGTAATGCAGAGAATTAGCATAAGCATCTAGTTGGCTAAATCAATCTACCAGAAATTCGTCTCTAACTGAGGTTATGTAAAGTTTGAGGACAGTAAGTATACAATCTCTATTTAGTAGAGTAGATTCTGGACGTATACAAACGCAATGATTGCCCACAAGtagacaaaatgtatttagcaaacactttttttgttgtgagtataatatacagtaacagtaataCTAGCAAGCTATTGAGGTATTTAAATTTAatccagaaaagaaaaagcattatTGGAAAAGTGATCCTTGTGGGACCGTGTATGAATTCAAACAAATaagtaacaaaacaaacacacaaaatcatgACAATCACGTAATAGTTTTTGAGATATTCAAGTCTCTAATGAACTGAAATCTAACATGTAATGGACTAAACTTTAAAGGGGTTTAATCTGCACTCTGACGCCAGGAGTCAGCTGATGGCCCCTGCCTCCGATCTGGTGTCCAGTAGGGTCAAAATAAGGTCAAGTTCAAGGTAATACCTGGTAACAATTGTGATCAAATGATGGTGGGGGGCAGGCTAAGAGGAGGGACATCGGGGGGGAGGTTTTGGTGTTAGGTAACGGTATTTTGATCCAGTGATCTGGATAATCCTGACCCTGACCTGTGGCTCAGACGCCCCACTGACCTCAGATGGTTTCAAATTACAGGATTTCACCCAGGTTCTCCCTCAGTGTGCAACGACAACAGATACACGAACAGCACCTCTGTGCTGTCTCTCAGGGatcaatgacaaaataataaatataaatgacttCATATTCAACATTCAGAGTACGCCTGAAGTAAGTAACAAACTGCTGATTTATAAAGGAATTGAATTAAATATCTATTCTGTTCCAATCAATAAGGATGAGGTGACTGATTCTAGGTTTAGAGTGTGTACATTATATAGATCAATAACCATCAAAACACTTACAAATTACCTTGAGGGAATTTAGCCATGCTTTTGTATCAGATCACATACGTTTTAGACACTTGCACCTCATAAATTAGCTGAGTTTCTTTTTTATCTTGGAATGTAACGGTCTTCTGGAAACGGTTCTTACTCACCTGTTGAaagagcgaccccccccccccccccacccacccacccgccTGCCTCCAGATGCCTTTGATGGATGAATCTTCTTCTCAAGAGCCCCTTAGAATCCCAGTGAGGCCCATCTTGAGACACCGTCTGCCTCTACACAgtcttaaaaacaaaagaaagaacaagGACGCCTCAGTTTAGCTTgacttacacacacactaaagcaaCAGGACCAGCAGTGGACCAGGTGACCAATTAGATGCTGCGGGGACAAACACCTGATATCTCATGATGGAGATCAAATGAGCAGGAGATCTCAGCAGGGAGCAAACGGAGAGGGATCATCCCTGATATTTGTTGACTGAAATAGGAGAAGTGTTTTTCATCTGCTCTTCTTGTGCAATTTAAATCTCTGCTGAAAATCACTGTGGCAATGTTTGCTGTAAGTGAACAGGCTGAATATCTATATTCTTAACCAAGTTGAAATTGAGTAACTTCAGTTGAAGTTGAATTAAT
This genomic interval carries:
- the ttll6 gene encoding LOW QUALITY PROTEIN: tubulin polyglutamylase ttll6 (The sequence of the model RefSeq protein was modified relative to this genomic sequence to represent the inferred CDS: deleted 2 bases in 2 codons); its protein translation is MDRKDDPPKYEQREDGEGGESQTEARARTPPPVNKKRRKKKKSCSYLTDILLCCFSGLVRRAACRYGLREAAEGEDWTLFWTDCSVSLDRVKDMKRYQKINHFPGMSEICRKDSLARNMNRMLKLFPKDYNIFPRTWCLPADYSDFQAYTRTKKGKTYICKPDTGSQGKGIVITKSSRDIQPGEHMICQVYISRPLVIDGYKFDLRIYVLVTSCDPFSIFMFKEGLARFCTTKYIEPTHSNLDDVCMHLTNYSINKNSENFVRDEETGSKRKLSTLNKLLESMSCDTEKMWSEIEDLIVKTLISAYPILKHNYHACFPNHATGSACFEILGFDVLLDHRLRPWVLEVNHSPSFTTDSQLDREVKDMLLYDTLVLINLGACNRRKITKEERRRVKDRLQQNSTREARSEELRLCQAATVRQMERYQAKHLGGFKRIYPREGGEKYEKYFMHSSSLFQETAASKAREECARQHLQELRLKQQKEKEQKGGRGRDLQGETAGERVKARRAPTQPPTLKGDCDAASAPLSSVAAEPEEEKHEEQRPQEETREMEEQERVDSLLQRRKLLQDLGVVEQIHRLLQGSTGRQGVLQNARENTESQHQLDSLTWCSQKAKEQPFTQMSRQHTHRHMTQQCQIRPTTEQRHPDSEPESRDRAGGLRRTFSTQRIHYPAIGSLAARHDIRSCSYTDSQRRHSRSDLRHVPGGGGLSGGACACASHRPTALHDLLVISTWAPLVRRPHGFSHISHGISRRTLSKVNGGGEQDRRVQTGSKRLQTDGT